A single window of bacterium DNA harbors:
- a CDS encoding thymidine phosphorylase, with the protein MDLRPLIEKKRRGQSHAPEEIRDLVAAVVEGSAVDYQLSAWLMAVVLRGMNEAETVALTQEMARHGQRLPRHPKRRRIGKHSTGGVGDKTSFLLGPLLAAYGLQVPLMAGRGLGHTGGTIDKLSGVVGFKTALTRSEVLKILRRHGFCIFEQTSALAPADRRLYALRDASGTVASLPLIVASILSKKMIESLDGLVLDVKFGSGALFPTYPEASHAARLLLKVAAKLGLRATAVLSAMEEPLGETIGNNLEVLECLETFRGRGSHDLVELTAVLAREMAILARGRRAAPSLAELKQRLVSEELEEAFFRWLKGHGGRIEARTSLALSRRLKVWKSPASGYVAALDAKQLGLAAMALGAGRKRKGESIDPTVGLALCKKVGDRVTRGEALADVFYNEKDRLAAAWPHLHRALRIGRRKSPQRPLVKAVLKNYE; encoded by the coding sequence ATGGATCTCCGTCCCCTCATCGAGAAAAAGCGCCGAGGGCAAAGCCATGCTCCCGAAGAAATCCGCGACCTCGTCGCCGCGGTGGTGGAGGGCTCGGCGGTCGATTACCAGCTATCCGCCTGGCTGATGGCGGTGGTTCTGCGGGGGATGAACGAGGCGGAGACGGTCGCGCTCACCCAGGAAATGGCCAGGCACGGCCAACGGCTGCCGCGCCATCCCAAGCGCCGGCGTATCGGGAAGCACTCGACCGGTGGAGTCGGCGACAAGACCAGCTTTCTGCTCGGACCCTTGCTCGCCGCTTATGGGCTGCAAGTGCCCCTGATGGCCGGGCGGGGGCTCGGCCATACCGGCGGCACCATCGACAAGCTTTCGGGGGTGGTGGGTTTCAAGACCGCTCTGACCCGGTCCGAGGTCCTGAAGATCCTTCGCCGTCATGGCTTCTGCATTTTCGAGCAGACCTCGGCTCTGGCTCCGGCCGACCGCCGGCTCTACGCGCTCCGCGACGCCTCCGGCACGGTGGCCAGCCTGCCGCTCATCGTCGCCAGCATCCTTTCCAAAAAAATGATCGAGAGCCTCGACGGCCTGGTGCTCGACGTCAAGTTCGGCAGCGGGGCGCTGTTCCCGACTTATCCCGAAGCCAGCCACGCCGCCCGCCTCTTGCTGAAGGTCGCGGCGAAGCTGGGCTTGAGGGCCACTGCGGTGCTTTCGGCGATGGAGGAGCCGCTGGGCGAGACCATCGGCAACAACCTCGAAGTCTTGGAATGTCTCGAAACCTTCCGCGGCCGTGGGTCTCACGACTTGGTCGAGCTGACGGCGGTTTTGGCCCGGGAGATGGCGATCTTGGCTCGGGGCCGGCGGGCGGCACCATCTTTGGCCGAGCTCAAGCAACGGCTGGTTTCGGAAGAATTGGAAGAAGCTTTCTTCCGTTGGTTGAAAGGCCACGGCGGCCGAATCGAAGCCCGGACCAGCCTGGCCTTGAGCCGCCGGCTCAAGGTTTGGAAAAGCCCGGCCTCCGGCTATGTCGCCGCCCTGGATGCCAAGCAGCTGGGCTTGGCCGCCATGGCCCTGGGAGCCGGGCGGAAGCGAAAGGGCGAGTCGATCGATCCCACGGTCGGCCTGGCTCTCTGCAAGAAAGTCGGCGATCGCGTCACCCGAGGTGAGGCTCTCGCCGACGTCTTCTACAATGAGAAAGACCGCTTGGCCGCGGCTTGGCCCCATCTCCACCGGGCTCTCCGGATCGGCCGGCGAAAATCTCCCCAAAGACCGCTGGTCAAAGCCGTGCTAAAAAATTATGAGTAG
- a CDS encoding purine-nucleoside phosphorylase, translating to MQELQRSAKFLQKQFGAAPDFAVVFGSGLGAEFLRLHPKAHRLSYGEIPGWPRPKVDGHRGEALRIEGRFSSALALRGRVHYYEGYSPEEVVFPVRSLALWGVKRLLLTNASGSIRKSLKTGDLALIEDHINLTGANPLRGPNLDFLGPRFPSLDRTYKNSFAKKVEKTARRLKLKLPAAVYVGIAGPSYETAAEIQAFRRLGGDLVGMSTVFEAIAATHAGMEVAALAAVTNSCLKLGEPPSHEEVLSQAREVDKRLAVLLQGLLNERNPSK from the coding sequence ATGCAAGAGTTGCAACGAAGCGCAAAATTTCTCCAAAAGCAGTTCGGCGCGGCTCCCGATTTTGCGGTCGTCTTTGGATCGGGTCTGGGCGCCGAATTCCTCAGGCTCCACCCCAAGGCCCACCGGCTTTCCTACGGCGAGATTCCCGGCTGGCCCCGGCCCAAGGTCGACGGCCATCGCGGCGAAGCCCTGCGGATCGAAGGGCGTTTCAGCTCGGCGCTGGCGCTGCGCGGCCGGGTCCATTATTACGAAGGCTACAGCCCCGAAGAGGTCGTCTTTCCGGTGCGCAGCCTGGCGCTCTGGGGCGTGAAACGCCTCTTGCTCACCAACGCCTCGGGCTCCATTCGTAAGAGCCTCAAGACCGGTGATTTGGCGCTGATCGAAGACCACATCAATTTGACCGGCGCCAACCCGCTGCGGGGCCCCAACCTGGACTTTCTGGGCCCGCGCTTTCCCTCGCTCGACCGGACTTACAAAAATTCCTTTGCGAAGAAGGTGGAGAAAACCGCCCGACGCTTGAAGTTGAAGCTGCCGGCCGCTGTCTACGTCGGCATTGCCGGGCCGAGCTACGAAACCGCCGCCGAGATCCAGGCCTTTCGGCGGCTGGGCGGGGACTTGGTCGGCATGTCGACCGTCTTCGAGGCCATCGCCGCCACTCACGCCGGAATGGAAGTCGCGGCCTTGGCCGCGGTCACCAATTCCTGCCTGAAGCTGGGCGAGCCGCCGAGCCACGAAGAGGTCCTGAGCCAAGCCCGCGAGGTCGACAAACGGCTCGCCGTTTTGCTCCAGGGCTTGCTCAACGAGAGGAATCCATCGAAATGA
- a CDS encoding phosphopentomutase — MSVQRVTWIVLDSVGIGAMPDAADFGDAGAHTLKHVAEAMGGLKLPMLESLGLGRVDAIPGLAAASRSGAFYGKMAELSKAKDTTTGHWEMAGVVTAEPFKTYPRGFPPELIGAFEKAIGRRTLGNVTASGTAILEELGAEHLKTGHPIVYTSADSVFQVAAHEEKVPVAELHRYCEIARGLCDRYRIGRVIARPFAGSPGQFVRTLHRRDYAAPPPGATVLEKLEAAGVPVVGIGKIGDIFSERGIARSYHTQSNAAGMDQLEASLREERRGLIFVNLVDFDMLYGHRRDPQGYARALVEFDGRLGELLPRLGAGDLLMITADHGCDPTFLPSTDHTREYVPLLAYAPASRGGKSLGVRSSFADSGATAAEALGVKPGFGASFLGEMEIP, encoded by the coding sequence ATGTCGGTTCAGCGAGTGACATGGATCGTGCTCGACTCGGTCGGCATTGGCGCCATGCCCGATGCCGCCGACTTCGGCGACGCCGGTGCCCATACCCTGAAACACGTGGCCGAGGCAATGGGCGGCTTGAAGCTGCCGATGCTGGAGTCCTTGGGCCTCGGTCGCGTCGATGCCATCCCGGGCCTGGCCGCGGCCTCGCGGTCCGGCGCCTTTTACGGCAAGATGGCCGAGCTCTCCAAAGCCAAGGACACGACCACCGGCCACTGGGAAATGGCCGGCGTCGTCACCGCCGAACCCTTCAAGACCTACCCCCGGGGATTCCCGCCGGAATTGATCGGCGCCTTCGAAAAAGCCATCGGCCGCCGGACTTTGGGCAACGTCACGGCTTCGGGCACCGCCATCCTCGAAGAGCTCGGCGCCGAGCACCTCAAGACCGGCCATCCCATCGTCTATACCAGCGCCGACAGCGTCTTTCAGGTCGCGGCTCACGAAGAGAAAGTGCCGGTGGCCGAGCTTCATCGCTATTGCGAGATCGCCCGCGGGCTTTGCGACCGCTACCGGATCGGCCGGGTGATCGCCCGGCCCTTCGCCGGGTCGCCCGGTCAATTCGTCAGGACTTTGCATCGCCGCGACTACGCCGCGCCGCCGCCGGGCGCGACGGTCTTGGAGAAGTTGGAGGCTGCCGGGGTGCCGGTCGTGGGCATCGGCAAGATCGGCGACATCTTCAGCGAGCGCGGCATCGCCCGCTCCTATCACACCCAGTCGAACGCCGCCGGCATGGATCAGCTCGAGGCTTCGCTGCGCGAGGAAAGGCGAGGCTTGATCTTCGTCAACCTGGTCGACTTCGACATGCTCTACGGCCATCGGCGCGATCCTCAAGGCTATGCCCGGGCGCTGGTGGAATTTGACGGTAGGCTCGGCGAGCTCCTGCCCCGGCTCGGGGCCGGCGACCTCCTCATGATCACCGCCGATCACGGCTGCGATCCGACTTTTCTTCCGAGCACCGACCACACCCGGGAGTACGTTCCCTTGCTGGCTTACGCGCCGGCCAGCCGCGGCGGGAAATCGCTGGGTGTCCGGTCGAGCTTCGCCGATTCCGGGGCCACCGCCGCCGAAGCTCTGGGAGTGAAGCCCGGCTTCGGCGCCAGCTTCCTCGGCGAGATGGAAATTCCCTGA